A window of Citrus sinensis cultivar Valencia sweet orange chromosome 7, DVS_A1.0, whole genome shotgun sequence contains these coding sequences:
- the LOC102620668 gene encoding probable mannitol dehydrogenase — protein MGQAPEQEHPKNAFGWAARDTSGVLSPFHFSRRATGEKDVTFKVTHCGICHSDLHLIKNEWGNAIYPIVPGHEIVGVVTEVGSKVSKFKVGDKVGVGCMVGSCRSCDSCAIDLENYCPKVIMTYASKYHDGTITYGGYSDTMVADEHFVVRIPEGAPLDATAPLLCAGITVYSPLRFYGLDKPGMHVGVVGLGGLGHVAVKFAKAMGVKVTVISTSPSKKSEAVERLGADSFLVSRDQDEMQAAMGTMDGIIDTVSAVHPLMPLIGLLKSQGKLVLLGAPEKPLELPAFPLLTGEKIVGGSLIGGLKETQEMIDFAAKHNIRADIEVIPADYVNTAMERLAKADVRYRFVIDVANTMKSTP, from the exons ATGGGGCAAGCACCGGAGCAAGAGCACCCTAAGAACGCCTTTGGATGGGCTGCCAGGGACACTTCTGGCGTTCTCTCCCCCTTTCACTTCTCCAGAAG AGCAACGGGAGAGAAGGATGTGACATTCAAAGTAACTCACTGTGGGATATGCCATTCAGATCTTCACTTGATCAAAAATGAATGGGGCAATGCCATTTACCCAATCGTCCCCGG ACATGAGATTGTGGGCGTAGTGACAGAGGTCGGAAGCAAAGTGAGTAAATTCAAAGTCGGAGACAAAGTGGGAGTAGGATGCATGGTGGGATCATGCCGCTCTTGTGATAGCTGCGCCATTGATCTTGAGAACTACTGCCCCAAAGTTATAATGACCTATGCCAGCAAGTACCATGATGGAACCATCACATACGGAGGCTACTCTGACACTATGGTTGCCGATGAGCACTTTGTGGTCCGTATTCCTGAAGGCGCACCACTTGACGCCACTGCCCCTCTCCTCTGTGCTGGTATCACAGTCTACAGTCCGTTGAGATTCTATGGACTCGACAAGCCTGGTATGCATGTGGGTGTTGTCGGCTTGGGCGGTCTAGGCCATGTCGCTGTCAAATTCGCAAAGGCTATGGGGGTTAAGGTGACTGTGATCAGTACCTCCCCTAGCAAGAAGAGTGAAGCCGTTGAACGTCTTGGCGCTGATTCCTTTTTGGTCAGTCGTGATCAAGATGAGATGCAG GCTGCCATGGGCACAATGGATGGTATCATCGATACAGTATCTGCAGTTCACCCGCTAATGCCGTTGATTGGACTGTTGAAATCTCAAGGAAAGCTTGTACTTCTTGGTGCACCCGAGAAGCCACTAGAGCTACCAGCTTTCCCCCTGCTCACGGGCGA GAAGATAGTTGGTGGCAGTCTCATTGGGGGGTTGAAGGAGACTCAAGAGATGATTGATTTTGCAGCAAAACACAACATCAGAGCTGATATTGAGGTCATACCGGCCGACTATGTGAACACAGCCATGGAGCGCCTTGCTAAAGCCGATGTTAGATATCGCTTTGTCATCGACGTTGCAAACACAATGAAGTCCACTCCTTAA
- the LOC102620392 gene encoding dof zinc finger protein DOF5.7-like, with the protein MMSSENILTTQAVMTKEENQNPAGNRKTASTRPQEQALKCPRCDSPNTKFCYYNNYSLTQPRHFCKTCRRYWTKGGALRNVPIGGGCRKNKKIKSSSRLSVDSKDSASSSEIGGFKFFHGLSPAMDFQLGGLSFPRLNPSSAGICSQFSSFGDATSPSYFGLDPSASSANHPLTGFNYPLSSIVANTFGGAVQEMGSLNVNSSLASSIESLSSINQDLHWRLQQQRLAMLFGGENQKETTVASAQLETQTQKPQPILFQNLEISSKPQAPAVGNSRKEGASGESTATEWFFGNSYAPVTAGTPTTTSSGGNGGNDNTINNWNNGAQGWSDLHRYSGLP; encoded by the coding sequence ATGATGTCCTCTGAAAATATTCTCACGACACAAGCTGTGATGACCAAAGAAGAAAACCAAAACCCAGCTGGCAACCGGAAAACAGCTTCAACAAGGCCACAAGAGCAAGCCCTCAAGTGTCCCAGATGCGACTCTCCCAACACTAAATTCTGCTACTACAACAACTACAGTCTCACGCAACCAAGGCACTTTTGCAAGACTTGCAGGAGGTACTGGACTAAAGGAGGGGCTCTCCGCAACGTTCCCATTGGCGGCGGCTGTAGAAAGAACAAGAAGATCAAGTCATCTTCCAGACTCTCCGTTGACTCCAAAGACTCCGCTTCATCTTCTGAGATCGGCGGTTTCAAGTTCTTTCATGGCCTCTCTCCGGCCATGGATTTTCAGCTTGGTGGGTTATCATTTCCTCGGCTGAATCCCTCTTCGGCTGGTATCTGCAGCCAGTTCTCTTCATTTGGAGATGCTACGAGCCCTTCTTATTTCGGTCTTGATCCATCTGCTAGCTCTGCAAATCATCCTTTGACGGGCTTTAATTATCCACTTTCTTCTATTGTTGCTAATACCTTCGGTGGAGCAGTTCAAGAAATGGGTTCCTTAAATGTCAACAGTAGCCTTGCGTCTTCAATTGAGTCTTTGAGTTCTATAAATCAAGATTTGCACTGGAGACTGCAGCAGCAAAGACTTGCTATGCTCTTTGGTGGAGAGAATCAAAAAGAAACAACCGTTGCTTCTGCTCAACTTGAGACTCAGACGCAGAAACCGCAACccattttgtttcaaaatctGGAGATTTCATCAAAACCACAGGCTCCTGCAGTTGGGAATTCACGAAAAGAAGGTGCAAGTGGGGAAAGTACTGCAACTGAATGGTTCTTTGGGAATTCATATGCACCAGTGACTGCTGGCACTCCAACAACTACAAGTAGCGGCGGCAACGGCGGCAATGATAACACAATTAACAACTGGAATAATGGTGCTCAAGGATGGAGTGATTTGCATCGATACAGTGGTTTGCCCTAG